Part of the Quercus lobata isolate SW786 chromosome 6, ValleyOak3.0 Primary Assembly, whole genome shotgun sequence genome, caatttagttagttgtcaagtttgtaaaactattttacaaactaGTATCTCAAGgttttgaaactcaagtttAGTGAAGGGGTCAAGTTCCTCTCACATAACTCGAGTCTCAATATGTTAGTTttctaatatgtttttttttttatttatagaattctagtatgttttttgaaattgatCCGAAGTTCCAAACCAAGggtctttttgtatttttatttcatttttttcctagtTTAACTATTCCCTTTGGACGCACCGTTTTGGATGCtcacaaattcacaaaattttctatcGCGCATTGCTATGCCGCCATCGTTGAGTCTGCGAGCGCTGCACTATCATCAACAGGGAATTGGATTGTGTAATGGTCACTCTCTCCCGCAAATTCTCCATCACAGCTATTCCCAATCCCAGCAAGCTTTTGCAACGACACCCACAAAGTACTACTACTACTCATATCTTCATACCTTTCTCTCAGCTTCAGCAACGAAAGCTTTTCGAGTCACACCTCATCTCTGTTCTCCATGGCTGTACCCACCTCACTCAAATCAAACAAGTCCACGCCCATATCCTCCGTAAGGGTCTCGACCAATGCTGCTACGTTCTCACTAAGCTTATACGTATGCTTACTAAACTCGATGTCCCAGTTCACTCTTACCCTCGTCTTGTATTTCATCAGGTTAAGTACCCAAACCCATTTCTCTGGACTGCACTCATTCGTGGTTACGCTACTCAAGGACCCTTTTCGGAGTCAGTTGTGTTGTATAATCGTATGAGAAGTGAAGGTACTGGGCCAGTGTCTTTTACATTTTCAGCGCTTTTTAAAGCTTGTGGTGCTGTTCTGGATGTGGGTTTGGGGCGTCAGGTTCATGCCCAGACGATTTTGATTGGTGGGTTTGCTTCTGATTTGTATGTTGGTAATACTATGATTGATATGTATGTGAAATGCGGGTTTTTGGAGTGTGCACGCaaggtgtttgatgaaatgtcTGAGAGGGATGTGGTTTCTTGGACTGAGTTGATTGTTGCGTATGCTAAGAGTGGGGATATGGATTCTGCGAGGGAATTGTTTAGTGGATTGCCCGTGAAGGATATGGTGGCGTGGACTGCAATGGTCACAGGGTATGCTCAGAATGGTAGGCCGAGGGAGGCTTTGGATTGCTTTCAGAGAATGCAGGATTCGGGTGTGAAGACAGATGAGGTTACAATTGTTGGTGTCATTTCGGCTTGTGCACTACTGGGTGTGGCTAAGTATGCGAACTGGGTTCAGGATGTTGCTGCGAGATATGGATTTGGGCCGACTGAGAATGTTGTTGTGGGATCTGCGTTGATAGATATGTACTCAAAGTGTGGGAGTGTGGAGGAGgcttataatatttttgaagGAATGAAGGAAAGGAATGTGTTTTCTTATAGTTCAATGATTGTGGGGTTTGCCATGCATGGTCGTGCGCATGCAGCAATGCAATTGTTTCATGAGATGTTGAAGACTGAGATAAGACCCAACAAGGTCACTTTTATTGGGGTGCTTACAGCATGCAGCCATGCGGGTTTGGTGGAACAAGGTCGGCAATTATTTGCAACCATGGAAAAATGTTTTGGTGTTGCTCCATCAGCAGATCACTATGCTTGCATGGTTGATCTCCTTGGTCGTGCTGGACGCTTGGAAGATGcacttgaacttattgaaacaaTGCCGATGGAGCCCCATGGAGGCGTGTGGGGAGCACTGCTTGGAGCTTGTCGCATTTATGGGAATCCTGACATTGCTCAGATTGCTGCTAACCATCTATTTGAACTAGAACCCAATGGTATTGGAAACTATATTTTGCTATCTAATATATATGCATCGGCAAGAAGGTGGGATGATGTTTCAAGGCTGAGAATCTTGATGAGAGAAAAGGGTTTTAAAAAGAATCCTGGATGTAGCTGGGTTGAATCAAAAGAAGGGGTAGTTCATGAGTTTTTTGCAGGTGATATGAACCATCCACAATCCAGTGAGATAAAGTGGGCATTGGCAGATCTTCTGGACAGATTGACGGCTAAAGGGTACCAGCCAAACCTAGGGTCTGTCACTTATGATCTAAGTGATGATGAAAAGAAGCGTATACTAATGAATCACAGTGAGAAGCTAGCTTTGGCATATGGGCTGCTCAGTTCAGATGCAGGTTGCACCATTAAGATCATGAAGAACCTAAGAATATGTGAAGATTGCCATGCATTCATGTGTAGTGCATCCCAAGTCATGGGGAGGGAGATTGTTGTCAGGGATAACATGAGATTTCACCACTTTAGTGATGGGGCATGCTCTTGTGGTAACTATTGGTGATTGATGCTGGAATTTAAATAATGAAGAGGGTGTGACACAAACTTACTAGAATCCTTTTTGTGGAAAACTGGCGGCCATGTGATTGCTTTGGTCATTAATACACAGGCTTCTGAGTTCATATGATATATGCAAGACCATTGCTAGAAGAGtacattttttaatttgcaTTCACCACCTTCTTTTGTGTCTACTACAACCTTTGAGGAGTTTCGACACCTGAAAAAGTAGAGTGAAAACAGTTCAGATTATCTAGACAGTTGCACCTTTTGTGAGACAATGAACTTGCTGTTTTTCCAGGACACAGATCGCCTATCATAAACCTTATTTTGTCTTACTTCAACCCTTGAGGAATTTCTACGCATGACAAAGTAGAGTGACAAAAGTTCAGATCTTCCACACAGTCATTCCTTTGTAAGACAATGAAGTCACTATTTTTTGCAGGACATCGTTAACTTTCCACTGGTGAGTCGATATAATGATAGGCTTGATTGTTTGGAAAGTTATAGTGGTGTAGAATAAGTAATTGATTTTCATCTTGCTAGAAATTTTGAAAGGTGAATTCGTTAGTATTGGCAAAAACAAGAGACAAGTCTGGATCAACCAGTTGTCTAGTCGCTGCAATGTTTAAGCCATTAATATGTAATTAGTATAATTTGATCGATGCACTTAATAGGGGGACAGGTAGAGACTAATGAGTTCAGGAATCAGAGACATCAACTTGGAGGAAATTATTTGTTGGCCCCATACTGCCGATTTTAAAATACAGGTAGCAACAACACAGCAGAGTGGGATGAAGCAAATAATATACTCCACTGAAGTAGATAGAGGCTTTAAAGTTTAGAAGAGAATGAATATAACTCAAGCTATCTTCATTTTCGCATCAATTTTTGGTCCTTCCAATTTTAGTTTACTGATATATGCCAGATTGAATGTTATGTCAAAAGAATCTGATAACTGCATAAATAGAAGATTTTGAAGGAGTATGTGAGCTCAGCAAACATGATTCTTGTCCGCTGCTATATCATTCCCTGCCTATTTGTTTTGCTGGGTGGAAAGTGGAAACTACGCAGTATGCACCCTCAACAAAACAGATACGTCTTGAATTGGCTTTGATTGAAAATACGAGTTGTTAGTCAGTGtagtgtctctctctttctctctcataaaAAGTGGGAGAAAgggttttaaatttaagagtCTCTTCTATGGAAGAACCCGGCAGTATTACTGAGCTATAAGACTAGCAAATCAATCTATTATTTCGCCTTTGCATAACTTGCCAATGGAACTCAGCTTGTTTCCAAACACCTTATTttgtaagagtttttttttttttttaggcaatTGTtgtatgtcaaatttttttttttttttggttgaaatatACTATTGATTTCTGAAGTTTATCtactaaaacatttttttgtcTATGAGGTTTTAGGGAAGTGTGTAGGCTATTCTAATTTGGGTTTGGTTAGCAATATGAGTTTCTTAcatataagagcatctccaatagcgTAGCTAAATGCATAAAAATCTCTATAATAGAGACTGACACCATAAAAATATTCTCCAATGGACTCTAtattcgaaatttttttttgctcatgaacagtagctcatcaagtctgatgggctactgctcattcttcaaatgttttttttttattataactcatcaagtctgatgggctACTGCTCAttctttaaatgtttttttttgttattataactcatcaagtctgatgggctactgctcattcttcaaatgttttttttttattataataattagatattgaataaaaaaatattggaagatgtgtagttgttaaaaaaagaataaataatgaatgaagaaataatatttaaatgagataaagaatgggatagagaatttgttgaaaaatatatttgagaAAGTGGATAGTTAAAAGATAAAAGTCACTGTTGtttctccaaacagtacaaaaatttgtctaatgtgctggagatgctctaaatTGTAAAGCatagattcttaaaaaaaaaaaaaaaaaaaaaaaaaaaaaatcaaaatcaaaatcgtAAAGCATACAATCCAAATTAACTAATCAATGATCATCCAAAACGGGATGCCTTGACATCACCAATTGTCTGGGACTCATGGGAAGCAAAAAGTATCACACTTCTCTTTCTCAGCATATtacttaggaaaaatattttttcatactCGTTCATGTCTACTATTTCACATATATATCCCCAaattaattgatgaaaaatatttaaatttaaataaagtcAACATTTTAACCCATAaaagtgaattaaaaaatagtaaatgtgTGAGAATGAAAACTTGTTATCTATATAAAGTACACGCCCGAAATTTAGGgttgtttgaattttaaaatttggattttacattaGGAAGTTTCCCTCCATTAGCAAAACTCACCCTTTCATTAGTTACTTGCCTACGTGGTCATTAAGTGACATGCTGGTGTTTaatgtgtcatttttttattatttattatctttattttttatagctAAATGAGCTTCCCAAAACGAAAATgtttcacataaaataaaatgcactGCTGAGAGCATCTCCAACTGGTTTTGctatctcatcttattttactatcccaaaaacctactttatcaattacaccatatcattttacaatacacccagtatcccaaaactctattattttaccattttattaaaatattattttttaatctttctttattatttctttccaacgccatttctttttcaaattcaactgttccaactttttcaaattcaactaTTCCAACGGTTAATTTTCAACAActtgctagatttttttttttcaactatttcAACAACCTGccaattctttttttcaatttctttccaACTATTTCAACAAcctgccaatttttttttttagaaagaactTGCCAAATATCAATGTACTCAAATTTGCCAACTTTAAAAatccacatacatatatattccaTCAAACCTGCCAAATATCAATGTAAAATTCACGTACATATTTATAGATGCATCCTGTTAAATATtaatgtattcaacttgtcaatTTTAatgatccacacacacacacacacacacacacacacatatatatagaacctgccaattttttttttatttttttaatttttagaaagaacCTGCCAAATATCAATTTACTCAAACTTGCTAACTTTAAAAAtccatatacatacatatatatacaaccTGCCAAATATCAATGTATTCAACCTACCAATTTAAAAAatccacatacatatatatacatacaaccTGCCAAATATCAATGTATTCAACCTGCCAATTTTTAAAATCcacatgcatatatatacatgcaacCTGCCAAATAGAAAAATGTAGTCAACCTACCAACTTTTATAatccacatacatatatatagatacaatCCACATACATAACTATCAATGTTGTCTTTAGAAGACTCGTACATatatcaaattacaataaaacccCACATGCATAACTCACACACTTAAGTTCCTACAACTCCCCTTGTAATTGCCATAAATGCTCAATGAGGTCTAATTGGAGTTGATCATGAATTTCACGGTCTTGAATACATTGATGGGTTTCAATGAACTCCGTAAATTCATTTGTGTGCTCCCGTGATAGTTGTATAGTAGGATTGTCATCAATTTGCTCATAATCTACTTCCTCCGTTTCATTTACATCTCGCTCATCCTCAATGATCATGTTATGAAGAATTACGCATGCTTTCATGATGTCTTGGAGTATTTCACTATAGAAAAATCTTGCAAGTCCACGCACAATTGTGAATCTTGCTTGAAGCACTCCAAATGCACGCTCTACATCCTTTCTATTCGCCTCTTGAacttttgcaaataattttcttttatgttctCGTGGAGATGGAATCGTTTTAACAAATGTTGACCACTTCGGATATATGCCATCGGCAAGGTAGTATCCCATTGTATACTCATGACCATTGATTAAGTAATTAATTGCATTAGCACGTCCTTGTTCGAGCTCAGAAAATATAAGAGACCGTTCTAATACATTAATGTCATTATTTGACCCAAGTAACCCAAAAAATGCATGCCATATCCAAAGATCAAATGATGCCACTGCTTCCAAAACAATGGTTGGCTCACAAATGTGACTAGAGTACTAACCTTTCCATGCAGTCGGAcaatttttccatttccaaTGCATGCAATCAATGCTCCCTAGCATCCTTGGAAATCCACGTCTTTCCCCATTGACTAAAAGTCTAGCAATGTCTTTGTTGTTTGGAGACCTCAAGTATTCCTTGGAGAAAATATCAACCATcgctttaacaaattttttcaaactttctatTGTAGTGGACTCTCCAATCCGCACATACTCATCCATAAAATCAACTGCCACTCCATACGCAAGCATCCTAAGTGCAGTTGTTATCTTTTGAAAAGAAGATAAACCGAGCCTTTGGgcattatctcttttttggataaagtaagGTTCATAAGTTTCTACCTTGGATTGAATACAGAGAAAAATAGACCAACTCATCCAAAATCTCCTCCGAAATAAATGAGGAGGATATACTGATGTGTCGGCAAAGTAGTCGAGATAAAGTCTTTTATGGCCTACCAAACGATCATGTTCAATATGCCGACGACGTTTACGTTGTGATGTTGAACCCTTAAGAACTTGCCTCATTATCTCATCCTCGTCTGAGTTGTCAAAAAGCAATTTGCGAAGCCTAGAGTAACCCATAGTGACAACCTTGAAGACAACAGTGTTGGGAAATTATCACTATTATTGCAAAGCAAGTAGAGATTACATTATGGAAAGGGAACAAGTAGATATATTATTCgataaaaaaagtttaaaatttgtcAAAGCAAAAGTCCCCTGgtaaaaattgataagaaatAAAGCATACAGGGGATGCCAGGACTAGCGTTTTACAGCCCAAGACTTTCAACATCATACTAGACAATGACCCCTTAAACTATTActcattattaaattaatatctGCAAAAGCAATAATGGTCCCAACTAGAGGATTTAATTCTCTCCACTCTATTCTTTGTAATGCATATCTCCCTCTCTACTTGTTCGTGTGTTTGTGTTGTGGGCTTAGTGCCTCTTCTAACTTGGAGAGTAATTGATCTTAGGATTCTAAGGGAAGCTATGTATGCATAGATTTAGTTTAGAGTCTGATGGTTTAGAGGTGATATTCTGCTTTAAAGCACCCCAATACTGACAAATAATGTATTGGGCTCTGCACCACAGTGTTTCTTCATGAAATAGTGGCTTTGTCAAGTACATAGTAATTATGAAATATCTACAGGTTCTTTCCCTTTCCAGTTATGTCTCTAGCTTTGTCAATAACATACAATATAGACTCAAGATAGTATCTTAAACTCAATCTCAAAGTTTGAACAGCACAATTTTAGCATACAATATAGACTCAAGAGGTCAAGGGCtaaaaaacatttattaaatGGTGAATATCTCTAGCTTTAATTCAAGTATTAAACTCTTGTTCACAGTATAGTAAAGCCTAAATATTCATTCATGTACTAAAGTATTAATCAAGAAATTGAAACACTAGCTTGTCATTCAATTTTACCATTAAATAAGCCAGAAATAGGGAAAGGGCATAAAGTTCAATTTTAATGGTAGGGACATAAATAGGGAAAAGGCATAAAAAAGTTGTCACTTTCCATTAATTGTGACCATCTAGTTTAGTTAATCAATCTTATTATAAGCAAAAATACATCATCAAACATAGAAAGGACATAAGTTTTTCATATAAGCAAAAATGATGTGATTACATAAGTGGCACAACCTACTGCTAATTGATCAAGTTGGAACAATACATCATCTACATGTTACAAACCTACGCTTAAAATAAGCCACTACCAAAACAAGGTTGAAACAAAATATCATCTACATATGCCAAACCCCAACCCAAATATAATTTACTACCAAAATATAGTTATGACAAGACATCATCTCCTTGGGTCAAACCCAACTATTTACTCTAATTGTTGCCTTGCAAGGATTTGATCcttgagattttcaaaataaagtcTTTCTTTGTCATTCATGCCACTTGTATCCATGGTCATTATTCTTCCCTCCTCCCAATGGTTTCAAGACGaattctttccttttcaatatCAACTCTTTGCGCCTCCCTAATAGTTTCAAGACGAAGCCTTTCCTTTTCAATATTAGCTCTTTGCGCATCCACTCGAACCCTATCCACTTTGATGCGAAGAGCCTCTCTGTCTTGTTCATGTGATTCTTGAAGATATTCCAATTTTTTCGCCAAATAATCATCAAAACCCTTATCACCATCTGTTCTCTTTCTCTTAGCCTTTTCGGCTTTTCTGCCAATTGGTCTCTCTACCTCCAGTGTGTCATCATCATTACTACCAACTTGATCAATTGAACTAGGAGTTTGAGGGAGCCCTTTTGATCTTTCCTTAGGCATACTCCACTTTGGTTGGTTCTTCAACACAACCCAACAATGTTCAAATGCAAAAGCTATTTTTTTGCCGGTTGTTGGAGTTGGTGAAACTTTATATAGATCCTTTGCATCTTTCaactagatttttttaaaaaaaataaataaataattagtgtCTTGAAACTATTCAGAAATTAATATTGTGACACCATAAAGTTCAATTTATACCTTGTCCTCGTCAGTCCCACCACTTTTATTTCGGGCTTCAATTTTAGCCATGAACCTAGCAAACCTACTTGTCTCCTTATTAATATTTCCCCATCGACTTTGGAGGGAGGAAGCAGAACGTGTGGTTCTGTAAGTATTGTTCTCGCAAAAGTATTGCCAAATTTtctcccaaaatttttcaaccCTTTGGTCAGTACCTTGCACGGCATCCATGCTAATGTTAAGCCATGTAGAGACGAGGAGGTTGTCCTCATCTACACTAAAGTTGCCACCGCGTTTTGTTGGATTAGGGGTGACAATTTCAACTTCCAGAAAAGACTCTTGGATGGGCATTGAAGTATTTTGAGACCCACTTAAAAATGGTGCCAGAAAATCACTATCATCCATTTGTGAGATATTAGCATATCGTGTTATCTCTTCTTGTGTACCAATCCCTTTTAAATAAGGAACTTAAAATAGTTAGTGTATGAAGTCAATTAGAGCCAACTCACAAAGTCCAAGAGTTCAAGTATTTGTGGTAAGTGATTACTACAATTAGAAATACAAACTTAACCAAATCAACAAGAGTTCAAAGCCTTCACATATTATGATTGATGGCAGCTTCTTACATATAGCAACAACCTACAATATATGTTGACAAAAATACAAcagtaattttttgttatagaaATACAAACCCTTTACACAGCCAAATATTAATTGAATACAGCAGCaaatataacttaaaatatACTCTCTGCAAACACAGCCCATACATGGCCAACATGTACAAACagaaatcaaataaaaccatagagttgaacaaaacaaaaaccactaATAGAACCTTTACATACAACATATTAATTTGTTGAAGAAGAAATCAGTAAACAAGAACATCGATTATCTAATAAAATTGGGATTTTGATAAAATGAGGATTTTGGTAATTGAAGTTGAACCTGAGCAAACTTTCTGAAGATGCTAATCTGATAGCGAGCGAAAACCCTTGTGATGAAGTTGAATCCCACCTCTGCAAACATCAACAGCAATTCTTAGACCAAAACccgaacacaaacacaagctgAATCCCCCTTTTTCTTgcagaaagagaaaagaaacacaaacacaaaaactcgAACATGGATCAAAACCCACCTAGTAAAttgctttgattttgattttgatttgatttgagaCACTGACGGAGCTTCGTTTGAGATTttgcaaacaaaattttaatccaaacccacaaaccctTGAGAACCCTTGAGAATCTCGGTTTGAAGAGAGAGTGATGGAATGAAAAGGTAAATGGGTATCTAGAGTGTCAGGTTTATGAGATGAGTGAATTGGTAAAACGAATTTGGAGATGGGTGAGGGTGAATCAGAATTCGGCAGAGGCTTGGTGATTCGAAGAGAAAAGCGAGGCTTGGTGATGGGTGAGGGTGATGAGGTGAAAAGTTAAATGGGTATCTAGAGTGTTGGGTTTATGAGATGAGTGAATTGGTAAAATGGATTTGGAGATGGGTAAGGGTGAATCGGCATTCGACAGAGGCTTGGTGATTCGAACAACGGCTTGGTGATCGGAGAGAAAAGCGAGACTTTGTGACAGCGGCTTGGTGatcagagagaaagagagaagcttgatggagagagagagagagagagagagagagagagagagagagaagcttgatggcgcaagagagagagagagaagggggatGAGAGCCCGGTACTATAGCAAGAGAGAGGGGCTTGAACGGATTAAAAtacactaaatttttttggcatagcGCTATAGTACCATCTCATgtgagatggtactgtagcgctatgccaaaaaaatttggccTCTGATGGTTTTAGCCATCCAGTTGCTGACGTATTTTGGGCCTGTATGCCAAATGTACTttacatttggcatttgacaGGCCCATTGCTGATGCTCTGACAGCCCATGGAATGACTTCGTTTTgctaaaatcaaaacccaaaacaaaattgttcAATGAGGTCGTATCAACCCATTCCCTAAATCACATACCACAACCTCCTTCAGCTCTAAAACCTAAATCAACTTTCAGATATCCTTCCAACAAAGGATAAAATCATCATATTCAACCCAAGCATTGATCCTTCATGCCCTTTATGCGGTATGTCTCCTGAATCAACCcttcatgtttttatttattgtcaTGCTACTAGAGTATTGTGGTTTGGAAGTGGTTCAGGTCTAAAACTTGATTGCGTGCAACTAAGCTCTCCAAGCAATTTAATTGAGTTATTGTTATCCCCACCTATAGGATTAGCCACTGTTTTTAACTTAGAGACCTATTTGCTTTATGGGATTCTGATTTTGGATCAAGGAATATAGTTCTATTTGAAAGGGCTTCCTTGGACTTATGAAGATCCTTGCAGCTAATCAAAAGAAGATTCTAAGAGTATTAGGAAGTCAAACTTGTTGTCTCCTCCAATCCATCACCCCAAAGGGCAGCAACTTGGTCTAATCCAGAGAAAGGAGTCATTAAGATTAATTGTGACACCGCAATTGGCTGTGATAGATCGTATATTGCTATTGTTGCTAGAGATTGGAGAGAGATATTGGTTTTTGCTCTCTCAAAACGAGTAGAAACCAATATCCCTATCCAAGCTGAAACTGAAGTAATCAACTAGACAACCCAAAAATTAGTGTCACACAATATTAGTCAAGCTATTGTTAAAAGTGTCGGACTATGAATTGTGTCATtccacctcaaaaccaattggtgatgagaaagacacactcaaatcttttatggcatT contains:
- the LOC115995414 gene encoding pentatricopeptide repeat-containing protein At5g44230 is translated as MVTLSRKFSITAIPNPSKLLQRHPQSTTTTHIFIPFSQLQQRKLFESHLISVLHGCTHLTQIKQVHAHILRKGLDQCCYVLTKLIRMLTKLDVPVHSYPRLVFHQVKYPNPFLWTALIRGYATQGPFSESVVLYNRMRSEGTGPVSFTFSALFKACGAVLDVGLGRQVHAQTILIGGFASDLYVGNTMIDMYVKCGFLECARKVFDEMSERDVVSWTELIVAYAKSGDMDSARELFSGLPVKDMVAWTAMVTGYAQNGRPREALDCFQRMQDSGVKTDEVTIVGVISACALLGVAKYANWVQDVAARYGFGPTENVVVGSALIDMYSKCGSVEEAYNIFEGMKERNVFSYSSMIVGFAMHGRAHAAMQLFHEMLKTEIRPNKVTFIGVLTACSHAGLVEQGRQLFATMEKCFGVAPSADHYACMVDLLGRAGRLEDALELIETMPMEPHGGVWGALLGACRIYGNPDIAQIAANHLFELEPNGIGNYILLSNIYASARRWDDVSRLRILMREKGFKKNPGCSWVESKEGVVHEFFAGDMNHPQSSEIKWALADLLDRLTAKGYQPNLGSVTYDLSDDEKKRILMNHSEKLALAYGLLSSDAGCTIKIMKNLRICEDCHAFMCSASQVMGREIVVRDNMRFHHFSDGACSCGNYW
- the LOC115950181 gene encoding uncharacterized protein LOC115950181, which translates into the protein MGYSRLRKLLFDNSDEDEIMRQVLKGSTSQRKRRRHIEHDRLVETYEPYFIQKRDNAQRLGLSSFQKITTALRMLAYGVAVDFMDEYVRIGESTTIESLKKFVKAMVDIFSKEYLRSPNNKDIARLLVNGERRGFPRMLGSIDCMHWKWKNCPTAWKVASFDLWIWHAFFGLLGSNNDINVLERSLIFSELEQGRANAINYLINGHEYTMGYYLADGIYPKWSTFVKTIPSPREHKRKLFAKVQEANRKDVERAFGVLQARFTIVRGLARFFYSEILQDIMKACVILHNMIIEDERDVNETEEVDYEQIDDNPTIQLSREHTNEFTEFIETHQCIQDREIHDQLQLDLIEHLWQLQGEL
- the LOC115950182 gene encoding glutathione S-transferase T3-like → MDDSDFLAPFLSGSQNTSMPIQESFLEVEIVTPNPTKRGGNFSVDEDNLLVSTWLNISMDAVQGTDQRVEKFWEKIWQYFCENNTYRTTRSASSLQSRWGNINKETSRFARFMAKIEARNKSGGTDEDKLKDAKDLYKVSPTPTTGKKIAFAFEHCWVVLKNQPKWSMPKERSKGLPQTPSSIDQVGSNDDDTLEVERPIGRKAEKAKRKRTDGDKGFDDYLAKKLEYLQESHEQDREALRIKVDRVRVDAQRANIEKERLRLETIREAQRVDIEKERIRLETIGRREE